The following are encoded together in the Naumannella cuiyingiana genome:
- a CDS encoding carbon-nitrogen hydrolase family protein, with translation MRVALAQVTSGRDLVENLALVEEYAERASAAGAGLVVFPEATMRAFGHRLTDIAEPLDGDWAARVRDIAARHGIVIVAGMFTPGDAGRVRNTLLITGQGVEAAYDKIHLFDAFGFAESDTVAPGEGTVTFEVGELVVGAATCYDIRFPRLFDRLARDGAQAIVVPASWGSGEGKAEAFQLLARARALDTTCYVLACDQADPRSQGRDPGRAPTGVGHSIIVAPDGTVLASAGAGPELLVADLDPELVARVRQTLPVLANARRT, from the coding sequence ATGCGCGTGGCACTGGCCCAGGTGACCAGCGGACGGGATCTCGTCGAGAACCTCGCGCTGGTGGAGGAGTACGCCGAACGCGCATCCGCCGCCGGCGCCGGACTGGTCGTCTTCCCGGAGGCGACGATGCGGGCCTTCGGCCACCGGCTCACCGACATCGCCGAGCCGCTCGACGGCGACTGGGCCGCCCGGGTGCGCGACATCGCCGCCCGGCACGGGATCGTCATCGTCGCCGGCATGTTCACCCCCGGAGATGCGGGCCGGGTACGGAACACGCTGTTGATCACCGGGCAGGGCGTGGAGGCGGCGTACGACAAGATCCATCTCTTCGACGCCTTCGGCTTTGCCGAGTCCGACACGGTCGCGCCGGGCGAGGGGACCGTCACCTTCGAGGTGGGGGAGCTGGTCGTCGGTGCCGCGACCTGCTACGACATCCGCTTCCCGCGGCTGTTCGACCGCCTCGCCCGTGACGGCGCGCAGGCGATCGTGGTGCCGGCGTCCTGGGGCTCGGGGGAGGGCAAGGCGGAGGCCTTCCAGTTGCTGGCGCGGGCCCGCGCGCTCGACACCACCTGCTACGTGCTGGCCTGCGACCAGGCCGATCCGCGCAGCCAGGGTCGCGATCCCGGTCGCGCGCCCACCGGGGTCGGGCACAGCATCATCGTCGCCCCCGACGGCACGGTGCTGGCGTCCGCCGGTGCGGGCCCCGAGCTCCTGGTCGCCGACCTCGACCCCGAGCTCGTCGCCCGGGTGCGCCAGACGCTGCCGGTGCTGGCCAACGCCCGCCGGACGTGA
- a CDS encoding glycosyltransferase — MSPRATVVVCAYTQRRWAELTAAIGEAAEQARDAQADVVVIIDHNDVLLERVRVAFAGTGVRVEPNTGPRGLSGARNTGWRLARGEVVIFLDDDARPRPGWLAALLAPYADPTIIAVGGSAAPVWPAGRTRPPSLPAGPARGELDWVVGCSFTGQAAGAGPVRNLMGCNMSFRRDALAGSGGFAENLGRVGTLPLGCEETELCIRVRRSRPGAVILFDPAAAVDHHVSADRLSWRYLASRCRSEGLSKAAVAGLVGADDALETERGYVRRVLPRAVARELGGANLPGAAAIVVAVAAAGFGYLQGRLAGLRTRRAGRVPVTA, encoded by the coding sequence GTGAGCCCGCGCGCCACGGTCGTCGTCTGTGCCTACACCCAACGCCGCTGGGCCGAGCTGACCGCCGCGATCGGCGAGGCGGCGGAGCAGGCCCGGGACGCCCAGGCCGATGTCGTCGTGATCATCGATCACAACGATGTGCTGCTGGAGCGGGTGCGGGTCGCGTTCGCCGGGACCGGCGTGCGGGTCGAGCCGAACACCGGCCCCCGCGGCCTGTCGGGTGCCCGCAACACGGGCTGGCGGCTGGCGCGAGGCGAGGTGGTGATCTTCCTCGATGACGATGCCCGCCCGCGGCCCGGCTGGCTGGCCGCCCTGCTCGCGCCGTACGCCGACCCCACGATCATCGCTGTCGGCGGGTCCGCCGCTCCGGTCTGGCCGGCGGGCCGCACCCGCCCGCCGAGCCTGCCCGCGGGCCCGGCCCGCGGCGAGCTCGACTGGGTGGTCGGGTGCAGCTTCACCGGCCAGGCCGCCGGTGCCGGTCCCGTGCGCAACCTGATGGGCTGCAACATGTCCTTCCGGCGCGACGCGCTGGCCGGTTCGGGCGGATTCGCCGAGAACCTCGGCCGGGTCGGTACGCTGCCGCTCGGCTGCGAGGAGACCGAGCTGTGCATCCGGGTACGCCGGTCGCGCCCCGGCGCGGTGATCCTCTTCGACCCGGCCGCGGCCGTCGACCACCACGTCAGCGCGGATCGCCTGAGCTGGCGCTATCTCGCCTCGCGCTGCCGCAGCGAGGGCCTGTCCAAGGCGGCGGTTGCGGGTCTGGTCGGCGCGGACGACGCGCTGGAGACCGAACGTGGCTATGTCCGCCGGGTGCTGCCACGCGCCGTGGCCCGCGAGCTCGGCGGGGCCAATCTGCCTGGCGCGGCGGCGATCGTCGTCGCGGTCGCCGCGGCCGGATTCGGCTACCTGCAGGGCCGCCTGGCGGGGCTGCGGACCCGCCGCGCCGGCCGGGTGCCGGTCACGGCCTGA
- a CDS encoding glycosyltransferase — protein MTYPKHRPAAPTITIVIPALNEAKNLRRILPQLAWADEVILVDGHSEDGTLEAAREAMPEIKALRQTRRGKGNALACGFAAATGDIIVMFDADGSADPTEINRFVAALQNGADFAKGSRYVTGGGSSDITGLRSIGNRALTLIMNTMFRARFTDLCYGYNAFWRDVVVELDLPSPEPEAGGDRSMQWGDGFEIETVINCRVATSELVVHEVPSFELPRMFGVSNLNAISDGLRVGRTLITEWRRAFGRRAPSPAGPPRQRRARLHSVPAGDRAA, from the coding sequence GTGACCTATCCGAAGCATCGCCCCGCCGCGCCGACGATCACGATCGTGATTCCGGCACTCAACGAGGCGAAGAACCTGCGACGCATCCTGCCGCAGTTGGCGTGGGCCGACGAGGTGATCCTGGTCGACGGCCATTCCGAGGACGGAACCCTCGAGGCCGCGCGCGAGGCCATGCCGGAGATCAAGGCCCTGCGGCAGACCCGGCGGGGCAAGGGCAATGCGCTCGCCTGCGGCTTCGCGGCCGCGACGGGCGACATCATCGTGATGTTCGACGCCGACGGCTCGGCCGACCCGACCGAGATCAACCGCTTCGTGGCGGCCCTGCAGAACGGCGCCGATTTCGCCAAGGGCAGCCGCTATGTCACCGGCGGCGGGTCCTCCGACATCACCGGCCTGCGCAGCATCGGCAACCGCGCGCTCACCCTGATCATGAACACGATGTTCCGCGCCCGGTTCACCGATCTGTGCTACGGCTACAACGCCTTCTGGCGCGATGTGGTGGTCGAGCTCGACCTTCCCTCCCCCGAGCCCGAGGCCGGCGGTGACCGGTCGATGCAGTGGGGCGACGGCTTCGAGATCGAGACGGTGATCAACTGCCGCGTCGCCACCAGCGAACTCGTCGTGCACGAGGTGCCCAGCTTCGAGCTGCCGCGGATGTTCGGGGTGAGCAACCTCAACGCGATCAGCGACGGGTTGCGCGTGGGGCGTACCTTGATCACCGAGTGGCGGCGGGCCTTCGGGCGTCGCGCGCCGAGCCCGGCGGGGCCGCCCCGGCAGCGGCGAGCGCGCCTGCACAGCGTGCCCGCAGGCGATCGCGCCGCGTGA
- a CDS encoding glycosyltransferase family 2 protein — translation MTDTALEPPMRIGAPVWPEASWIGSYDRSAPPVRHGKLPLRDGSGYRNARFLVRDGQTAVGFVTAPVVDGAVDADELWRRASALPERQSLRGPIGTALPFFSVIIPTRDRPGPLADAVRSVLETDYPDFELIVVDNGSATDATAEVVRAVDDERVRLVREPRPGASRARNAGVAAARGDHLAFTDDDVVADRWWLRQLAAGFSRGADIGVVCGMVPTGELATPAQAWFDERVTWASNLTPVTYRLADPPSPRGLFPFEVGRYGTGANMAVRRETWETIGGSDVRLGPGTPTKGGEDLDVFLTALAAGYAVAVEPSSVVWHRHRAELSALRSQVTGYGRGLGAWLTKVALHPRLARHAAPVALPGLRHLAGLIIPWRRNAALREADESVGARRPAPISPGLMTRLRRVEMLGLLSGPASYLLSRWRNRCDPGITRRETTRPPTIGQGMGIVG, via the coding sequence ATGACCGACACGGCTCTGGAACCGCCGATGCGGATCGGCGCGCCCGTGTGGCCGGAGGCGAGCTGGATCGGCAGTTATGACCGCAGCGCGCCACCGGTCCGACATGGCAAACTCCCGCTGCGCGACGGGTCCGGCTATCGCAACGCACGGTTCCTGGTGCGCGACGGACAGACCGCCGTCGGATTCGTCACGGCTCCCGTGGTCGACGGGGCCGTCGACGCCGACGAGCTGTGGCGCCGCGCGAGCGCCCTGCCCGAACGCCAGTCCCTGCGCGGCCCGATCGGGACCGCATTGCCGTTCTTCAGCGTGATCATCCCCACCCGCGACCGGCCGGGCCCACTGGCCGATGCCGTGCGCTCGGTGCTGGAGACCGACTACCCGGACTTCGAACTGATCGTGGTCGACAACGGCTCGGCGACCGATGCGACCGCCGAGGTGGTGCGCGCCGTGGACGACGAGCGGGTTCGCCTGGTCCGTGAGCCGCGCCCGGGAGCCTCGCGGGCCCGCAATGCCGGGGTCGCCGCGGCCCGCGGCGATCACCTCGCGTTCACCGACGACGATGTGGTCGCCGATCGCTGGTGGCTGCGCCAACTGGCCGCCGGGTTCTCCCGCGGCGCCGACATCGGCGTGGTCTGCGGCATGGTCCCCACCGGCGAGCTGGCCACCCCGGCCCAGGCGTGGTTCGACGAGCGGGTCACCTGGGCGTCGAACCTCACGCCGGTCACCTACCGGCTGGCCGACCCGCCCTCCCCGCGCGGGCTCTTCCCGTTCGAGGTCGGCCGCTACGGCACCGGCGCGAACATGGCCGTGCGGCGCGAGACGTGGGAAACGATCGGCGGCTCCGATGTCCGGCTCGGTCCGGGCACGCCGACCAAGGGCGGGGAGGACCTGGACGTCTTCCTCACCGCCCTCGCCGCCGGCTATGCCGTCGCGGTCGAGCCGTCGTCCGTGGTCTGGCACCGGCACCGCGCCGAGCTGTCTGCCCTGCGCTCCCAGGTCACCGGCTACGGCCGCGGGCTGGGTGCCTGGCTGACCAAGGTCGCGCTCCACCCGCGGCTGGCGCGCCACGCGGCGCCGGTGGCGCTTCCCGGGTTGCGGCACCTGGCCGGCCTGATCATCCCCTGGCGCCGGAACGCCGCGCTGCGCGAGGCCGACGAGAGCGTGGGAGCCCGCCGTCCCGCGCCGATCTCCCCCGGGCTGATGACCAGGCTGCGCCGGGTCGAGATGCTCGGCCTGTTGAGCGGCCCGGCGAGCTATCTGCTGTCGCGCTGGCGCAACCGCTGCGACCCGGGAATCACCCGCCGGGAGACGACCCGGCCCCCCACGATTGGCCAAGGCATGGGGATCGTGGGGTAG
- a CDS encoding sugar phosphate nucleotidyltransferase, translating to MRSHGLKVVLFCGGYGMRMRGSATDDVPKPMQLVGPYPLLWHVMRYFAHFGHKEFILCLGYGAQMIKDYFLNHAPTAHNDFALRGGKVELLDDEMSDWTINFVDTGLTSSIGERLRRVRPLLGDDEIFLANYADVLTDADLPSMIDSFVDDGQAVASVMSVPPQDTFHVLEVDEKHRVTKITPVATMPMRVNGGMIILRQEVFDHLGPGEDLIGDAYARLATQGRALAQPYDGFWKAADTFKERAELDRMWTTGQRPWAIWDRGAESPAVTGDR from the coding sequence ATGAGGAGTCACGGACTGAAGGTCGTGCTGTTCTGTGGCGGTTACGGGATGCGGATGCGCGGCAGCGCGACCGACGACGTCCCGAAACCGATGCAACTCGTCGGGCCGTATCCGTTGCTGTGGCACGTCATGCGCTATTTCGCCCACTTCGGGCACAAGGAGTTCATCTTGTGCCTCGGCTACGGCGCGCAGATGATCAAGGACTACTTCCTCAACCATGCACCGACCGCGCACAACGACTTCGCGCTGCGCGGCGGGAAGGTCGAGTTGCTCGATGACGAGATGTCCGACTGGACGATCAACTTCGTCGACACGGGTCTGACCAGTTCGATCGGGGAACGGTTGCGACGGGTACGCCCGCTGCTCGGCGACGACGAGATCTTCCTCGCCAACTACGCCGACGTGCTGACCGATGCCGATCTGCCGAGCATGATCGACTCCTTCGTCGACGACGGACAGGCCGTGGCCTCGGTGATGTCGGTGCCACCGCAGGACACCTTCCACGTGCTCGAGGTCGACGAGAAGCACCGGGTCACCAAGATCACGCCGGTGGCGACGATGCCGATGCGGGTCAATGGCGGCATGATCATCCTGCGCCAGGAGGTGTTCGACCATCTCGGCCCGGGCGAGGACCTGATCGGCGACGCCTATGCCCGACTGGCGACCCAGGGCCGCGCACTGGCCCAGCCCTACGACGGATTCTGGAAGGCCGCCGACACGTTCAAGGAGCGCGCCGAACTCGACCGGATGTGGACCACCGGGCAACGTCCGTGGGCGATCTGGGACCGGGGCGCCGAATCACCCGCTGTGACAGGAGATCGATGA
- a CDS encoding methyltransferase domain-containing protein, which translates to MSGDTCRLCRADELVSVLDLGATPPCERFLTAAELDAAEQTYPLHVRLCRRCLLLQIPALITPEDTFTEYAYFSSFSTSWVDHARRFVADATDRLGLDGDSLVVEVAANDGYLLQHVLDRKIPCLGIEPSTNVSAEAVRRGVPVVNDFLTEPLARRVREQHGPADLVVANNVWAHIPDVAGFTRALRTLVADDGRISIEVHHALNLVADAQFDTVYHEHFQYWTVLAARGALTAADLSLVDVELIPTHGGSIRFWAAPAEHAPTPSPRVGAVADAERAAGLDRVDGYAGLAPRVSRIRRDLVRLLIDAADAGLKVAGYGAPGKGQTLLNFCGIRPDLLPYLVDRNPYKHGRFTPGTRIPIRPVEQLYADRPDLVVVLPWNLREEITHQLAGIAEWGGRLVFAQPTLQIVDPATGAPTPLPTGLGASPAER; encoded by the coding sequence GTGTCGGGGGATACCTGTCGGCTTTGTCGTGCCGACGAACTTGTCAGCGTGCTCGATCTGGGCGCGACGCCACCGTGCGAACGATTCCTGACCGCGGCGGAGCTGGATGCCGCGGAGCAGACCTATCCGTTGCACGTGCGGCTGTGTCGGCGCTGCCTGCTGCTGCAGATCCCCGCGCTGATCACGCCGGAGGACACCTTCACCGAGTACGCGTACTTCTCCTCCTTCTCGACCAGTTGGGTCGATCACGCGCGGCGTTTCGTCGCGGACGCGACCGATCGCCTGGGGCTCGACGGCGACAGCCTGGTGGTCGAGGTCGCCGCGAACGACGGCTATCTGTTGCAGCACGTGCTCGACCGCAAGATCCCCTGTCTGGGCATCGAGCCGAGCACCAATGTCTCCGCGGAGGCGGTGCGCCGCGGCGTACCCGTCGTCAACGACTTCCTCACCGAACCGCTGGCACGCCGGGTGCGGGAGCAGCACGGTCCGGCCGATCTGGTCGTCGCCAACAATGTCTGGGCGCACATCCCCGACGTGGCGGGGTTCACCCGCGCATTGCGCACCCTGGTGGCCGACGACGGGCGGATCAGCATCGAGGTGCACCACGCCCTTAACCTCGTCGCCGATGCCCAGTTCGACACCGTCTACCACGAGCACTTCCAGTACTGGACGGTGCTCGCCGCGCGGGGCGCCCTCACCGCCGCCGATCTCAGCCTGGTCGATGTCGAGCTGATCCCGACCCACGGCGGATCGATCCGCTTCTGGGCCGCCCCGGCCGAACACGCACCGACGCCGTCGCCCCGGGTGGGCGCAGTCGCCGACGCCGAGCGCGCGGCGGGGCTCGACCGCGTCGACGGGTACGCCGGCCTCGCCCCGCGGGTGTCGCGGATCCGGCGCGACCTGGTCCGCCTGCTGATCGACGCGGCCGACGCGGGCCTGAAGGTGGCCGGCTACGGCGCGCCGGGCAAGGGCCAGACCTTGCTGAACTTCTGCGGCATCCGGCCCGACCTGCTGCCCTACCTGGTCGATCGCAATCCCTACAAGCACGGGCGGTTCACGCCCGGCACCCGGATCCCGATCCGGCCGGTGGAGCAGTTGTATGCAGACCGACCGGATCTGGTCGTGGTGCTGCCGTGGAATCTGCGCGAGGAGATCACCCACCAACTGGCAGGCATCGCCGAGTGGGGCGGGCGGCTGGTCTTCGCCCAGCCCACGTTGCAGATCGTCGATCCGGCGACCGGGGCACCGACGCCCCTGCCGACCGGGCTCGGCGCTTCGCCGGCAGAGCGCTGA
- the rplS gene encoding 50S ribosomal protein L19 produces MNKLIEAATQPAVREDIPEFRAGDSVRVHVKVVEGNRSRVQVFAGVVIAKNGGGISETFTVRKVSFGVGVERTFPLHSPIIDKIEVERRGDVRRAKLYYLRGLRGKAAKIKEKRDN; encoded by the coding sequence ATGAACAAGCTCATCGAGGCCGCCACCCAGCCTGCCGTGCGGGAGGACATCCCCGAGTTCCGGGCCGGCGATTCCGTGCGCGTGCACGTCAAGGTCGTCGAGGGCAACCGCTCCCGCGTCCAGGTCTTCGCGGGCGTCGTGATCGCCAAGAACGGCGGCGGCATCTCCGAGACCTTCACCGTCCGCAAGGTCAGCTTCGGCGTCGGCGTGGAGCGTACCTTCCCGCTGCACAGCCCCATCATCGACAAGATCGAGGTCGAGCGTCGCGGCGATGTGCGCCGCGCGAAGCTCTACTACCTGCGCGGCCTGCGCGGCAAGGCCGCCAAGATCAAGGAGAAGCGCGACAACTGA
- a CDS encoding alpha-ketoglutarate-dependent dioxygenase AlkB, producing MSQVTLFDAVDHDEPGTGRYADGLSRRELTRGAWLDVRPGWVLRPDLLMERLLADTPWRGERRQMYDRVVDTPRLLSFHGAGDPWPHPLLHAMRAELSAHYRPELGEDFVTAGLCLYRDGRDSVAWHGDRIGRGSTHDTMVAIVSLGEVRRLALRPRGGGRSLQIPMASGDVVVMGGTAQRTWEHAVPKMRNAGPRISVQFRVAGVR from the coding sequence ATGAGCCAGGTCACCCTCTTCGACGCCGTCGACCACGACGAGCCCGGCACCGGTCGCTACGCCGACGGCCTCAGCCGCCGCGAGTTGACCCGCGGCGCCTGGCTGGACGTCCGACCGGGCTGGGTGCTGCGACCCGACCTGCTGATGGAGCGACTGCTCGCCGACACGCCATGGCGCGGCGAGCGGCGGCAGATGTATGACCGCGTCGTCGACACCCCGCGGCTGCTCAGCTTCCACGGCGCCGGCGATCCGTGGCCGCACCCGCTGCTGCATGCCATGCGCGCCGAGCTCTCCGCGCACTACCGGCCCGAGCTCGGCGAGGACTTCGTCACCGCCGGGCTGTGCCTGTACCGCGACGGCCGCGACTCCGTGGCCTGGCACGGTGACCGGATCGGGCGCGGCAGCACCCACGACACGATGGTCGCGATCGTCTCGCTCGGCGAGGTGCGGCGCCTGGCGCTGCGGCCGCGCGGCGGCGGCCGGTCGCTGCAGATCCCGATGGCCTCGGGCGATGTGGTCGTGATGGGCGGCACGGCGCAGCGCACCTGGGAGCACGCGGTGCCGAAGATGCGAAACGCCGGCCCCCGGATCAGTGTCCAGTTCCGGGTGGCCGGCGTGCGCTGA
- the lepB gene encoding signal peptidase I — protein MGEAVDSGQDATVGDNVRRREKRSPGRSFARFVRELVIVIVGALVLSGLLRAFVAQPFLIPSQSMENTLQVDDRVVVQKITPFQRGDIVVFKDPGGWLPATQEAAERGPVGKALEFFGILPDTSDDHLIKRVIGVAGDTVACCDPDGRVTVNGKALEERAYLYSSGGETVDPARVPFEAVVPAGHIFVMGDHRNFSADSRCHMDQEGPEGYPGSAAFVPVDNVVGTAWLIVAPFDRWRTFSTPTTFAGVPPPGPAPARGTISPEGAGC, from the coding sequence GTGGGCGAAGCGGTGGACTCCGGTCAGGACGCGACCGTCGGAGACAACGTTCGGCGACGCGAGAAGCGCTCGCCCGGTCGCTCGTTCGCCCGCTTCGTCCGCGAGTTGGTGATCGTCATCGTCGGCGCGCTGGTGCTGTCCGGGCTGTTGCGCGCGTTCGTGGCCCAACCATTCCTGATCCCGTCGCAGTCGATGGAGAACACGCTGCAGGTCGATGACCGGGTCGTCGTGCAGAAGATCACGCCCTTCCAGCGCGGCGACATCGTCGTCTTCAAGGACCCGGGCGGCTGGCTGCCGGCGACCCAGGAAGCCGCGGAGCGCGGGCCCGTCGGCAAGGCTCTCGAGTTCTTCGGGATCCTGCCCGACACCAGCGACGATCATCTGATCAAGCGCGTGATCGGCGTCGCCGGCGACACCGTCGCCTGCTGCGATCCCGACGGGCGGGTGACCGTCAACGGCAAGGCGCTGGAGGAGCGGGCATACCTGTATTCCTCCGGCGGTGAAACCGTGGACCCCGCGCGCGTCCCCTTCGAGGCCGTGGTGCCGGCCGGGCACATCTTCGTGATGGGCGACCACCGCAATTTCAGCGCGGATTCTCGCTGCCACATGGATCAGGAGGGTCCCGAGGGCTATCCCGGTTCGGCCGCGTTCGTCCCGGTCGACAACGTGGTCGGGACGGCCTGGCTGATCGTGGCGCCGTTCGACCGCTGGCGGACCTTCAGCACGCCGACGACCTTCGCCGGCGTACCCCCGCCCGGGCCGGCGCCCGCCCGGGGCACCATCTCGCCGGAGGGGGCGGGTTGCTGA
- a CDS encoding ribonuclease HII, which produces MTASDRRGTQRPWLVRRDSGIYGYERALARAGLAPVAGADEAGRGACAGPLVAAAVILAPTRAGQITGLRDSKLMTPAARERAFDEIRRNALAYAVVAVESTECDRLGMHVANVQALRRALHRLDAAPRFVLTDGFGVDGLGVPGLAMWKGDRVAACVAAASVLAKVTRDRRMAELAVAYPDFGFEVHKGYCTAEHQAALDEHGPCPEHRRRFDNVVTAERAHAGRRSAATAGRRG; this is translated from the coding sequence ATGACGGCGAGCGACCGCAGGGGTACGCAGCGGCCCTGGCTGGTCCGGCGCGACAGCGGCATCTACGGCTACGAGCGTGCGCTGGCCCGGGCCGGCCTGGCGCCCGTCGCGGGCGCCGACGAGGCAGGCAGGGGCGCGTGCGCGGGGCCCCTGGTGGCCGCCGCGGTGATCTTGGCCCCGACCCGGGCCGGGCAGATCACCGGTCTGCGGGACTCCAAGCTGATGACCCCCGCGGCGCGCGAGCGCGCCTTCGACGAGATCCGTCGCAATGCGCTCGCGTATGCCGTTGTGGCCGTCGAGTCGACCGAGTGCGACCGCCTCGGCATGCATGTCGCGAACGTCCAGGCGCTGCGCCGGGCGCTGCACCGGCTGGACGCGGCCCCGCGCTTCGTGCTCACCGACGGGTTCGGTGTCGACGGTCTCGGGGTGCCGGGTCTGGCGATGTGGAAGGGCGATCGGGTGGCCGCCTGCGTCGCCGCCGCATCCGTGCTCGCCAAGGTCACCCGCGACCGGCGGATGGCCGAGCTCGCCGTGGCGTACCCCGACTTCGGCTTCGAGGTGCACAAGGGCTACTGCACGGCCGAGCACCAGGCGGCGCTGGACGAGCACGGGCCGTGCCCGGAGCACCGTCGCCGCTTCGACAACGTGGTGACGGCCGAGCGCGCACACGCCGGGCGTCGTTCGGCCGCGACCGCGGGCAGGCGGGGCTAG
- a CDS encoding DUF2469 domain-containing protein, producing the protein MSTEDLDAYESELELQLYREYRDVVRLFKYAVETERRFYLCNAIDLKVRTEGGDVYYEVSLGDAWVWDVYRPARFIKSAKVLTFRDVSIEEIVHSDLEVPGSES; encoded by the coding sequence ATGAGCACCGAGGATCTTGACGCCTACGAGAGCGAACTGGAGCTGCAGCTCTACCGCGAGTACCGCGATGTGGTGCGGCTGTTCAAGTACGCGGTGGAGACCGAGCGCCGCTTCTACCTGTGCAACGCCATCGATCTGAAGGTACGCACCGAGGGCGGCGACGTGTACTACGAGGTGTCGCTCGGCGATGCCTGGGTCTGGGACGTCTATCGGCCGGCCCGCTTCATCAAGAGCGCGAAGGTGCTGACCTTCCGCGATGTGTCGATCGAGGAGATCGTGCACTCCGATCTCGAGGTCCCCGGCTCCGAGAGCTGA
- a CDS encoding YraN family protein — protein MGVGNARIALGRHGEDLAAELLQASGFVVLERNWRCAAGEVDIIARDVAADAVVFCEVKARRGLGFGDPLESITADKLRRLRRLAGHWLAAHDAGPTRIRLDAIGVLLGGPRPRLRHVRGIG, from the coding sequence ATGGGAGTGGGGAACGCGCGGATCGCCCTCGGGCGGCATGGCGAGGATCTGGCGGCGGAGCTGTTGCAGGCGTCCGGCTTCGTCGTGCTGGAGCGCAATTGGCGCTGTGCCGCTGGTGAGGTCGACATCATCGCGCGCGATGTCGCCGCCGACGCCGTGGTGTTCTGCGAGGTCAAGGCGCGCCGGGGCCTCGGCTTCGGTGATCCGCTGGAGTCGATCACGGCAGACAAACTGCGCCGGTTGCGGCGACTGGCCGGCCACTGGCTGGCCGCCCACGATGCCGGCCCGACCCGGATCCGGCTCGACGCGATCGGCGTGCTGCTGGGCGGCCCACGACCGCGGCTGCGCCATGTGCGGGGGATCGGCTGA